The Desulfobacterales bacterium genome has a segment encoding these proteins:
- a CDS encoding sigma factor regulator FecR gives MNDKIAQIARRILAAGRNIVFTGAGISTESGISDYRSKGGIWDKFRPVYFDEFMSSKASRIEYWRRNYELYPDLVRARPNPGHDAIFRLFQMGLVRTVITQNIDGLHQESGLPNDAVIELHGNARRVRCMHCGKLSSLEAAQARVAAGDTAPECECSGYLKPDTISFGQAMPIEAVQKAASLSRNCDFFMVVGSTLLVQPAALMPQYAKDSNAFLAIVNLSETPYDAVCDVLIKAKAGAVLTEVVNSIKKLQAGNEP, from the coding sequence TTGAATGATAAAATCGCTCAGATCGCCCGAAGGATTTTAGCCGCCGGCCGCAATATTGTATTTACCGGCGCCGGCATATCCACCGAGAGCGGCATTTCCGATTACCGCAGCAAGGGGGGTATCTGGGATAAATTCCGGCCGGTTTATTTTGATGAATTCATGTCCTCCAAAGCGTCCCGGATCGAATACTGGCGGCGCAATTACGAGCTTTATCCCGATCTCGTCCGGGCCAGACCCAACCCCGGCCATGATGCCATTTTCAGGCTTTTTCAGATGGGCTTGGTTAGAACCGTGATTACCCAAAACATTGACGGACTCCACCAGGAATCAGGCTTGCCGAACGACGCGGTCATCGAACTGCACGGCAATGCCCGTCGGGTCCGCTGTATGCACTGCGGAAAATTGTCCTCACTTGAAGCGGCCCAGGCGCGGGTTGCAGCCGGCGATACGGCGCCGGAATGCGAATGCAGCGGATATTTGAAACCGGATACGATTTCTTTTGGCCAGGCCATGCCCATCGAGGCTGTCCAAAAAGCCGCCAGCTTGTCCCGGAATTGTGATTTTTTCATGGTGGTGGGATCGACCCTGCTGGTGCAGCCGGCGGCCCTGATGCCGCAATATGCCAAAGACAGCAATGCATTTCTGGCCATTGTCAATCTGTCGGAGACCCCCTATGATGCAGTCTGCGACGTTCTGATTAAAGCGAAAGCCGGTGCAGTCCTCACCGAAGTTGTAAATTCGATCAAAAAGCTGCAGGCGGGTAATGAACCCTAA
- a CDS encoding aldehyde ferredoxin oxidoreductase family protein: protein MKEISGTSNRVLDIDLTGKTANTFLITETDRRMFLGGKGLGLKYLYERLEPGIDPLGEENILAFMMGVLMGTGAPCSGRFAALTKSPLTGILLSSSCGGPFGMALKTAGYDGLLISGKSGEPVYIHIDSDGAEFRDASALWGKDTQEVQNDFHLTKHDGALAIGPAGENRVLFANIATGHRFLGRGGMGAVMGSKNIKAVVARGNSFKIVPKDPETFRRVSQKATRFINANSFTGDSYRKYGTSANVNYSNKGGILPIDNFRRGRSDLAGEVTGERMRQKYNTRPSTCKPCTILCGHKGTYADGSVHQIPEYETVGLMGTNLGIYDTDRITEWNDICGRMGMDTISAGGTLAYVMEAGEKGLLPTELKFGSPEGIGPMLEDIAHRRGLGNELANGSRWLARKYGGEEFAIQVKGLEMAAYDPRGSWGQGLAYAVANRGGCHLSATIFPLEVVFGFLNPFTTRAKARFVIFFESLYAAVNSLHTCLFTAFAYVLEPPLVKFTPKPLLGFLMQYLPIVAIKLMDFRIFSKLYAAVTGISLSQWELLKIGDRIHVLERWMNTREGISRKDDTLPLRFLREGRDCDPAGRTVPIEKMVSTYYRLRGYDDNGIPTPDKLKKLGISSLPSRSGPEGDAASKRPSLRRKWIKNGIVKLVLFILGRALQSASKRDDSIKAEIAKWPDGFSAMFKVLPRGPQMSFMKTKEGHLAYKGTTLNEDAVDMIIFFKNLECAFLVFTARMGTVQAFVEHRMSLKGDIAKAMALTRCLNIVQTYLYPALIAKTLIKRVPRIPLMQKLWYRFFIYVVGIPFGI from the coding sequence ATGAAGGAGATCAGCGGTACCAGTAACCGGGTCCTGGATATAGACCTTACCGGCAAAACGGCAAACACGTTCCTGATCACCGAAACCGATCGCAGGATGTTTCTGGGCGGAAAGGGGCTGGGATTAAAATACCTTTATGAACGGCTCGAGCCGGGAATTGATCCCCTGGGCGAAGAAAACATCCTGGCGTTTATGATGGGCGTTCTGATGGGTACCGGCGCCCCTTGCAGCGGAAGATTCGCAGCCCTGACAAAATCCCCCCTGACCGGCATTCTGCTGTCTTCATCCTGCGGCGGGCCCTTCGGCATGGCCCTGAAGACTGCCGGCTATGACGGACTGTTAATCTCCGGAAAATCGGGTGAACCGGTTTATATCCATATTGATTCGGATGGGGCTGAATTCAGAGATGCATCCGCTTTGTGGGGCAAAGACACCCAGGAAGTCCAAAACGACTTCCATTTAACAAAGCATGACGGCGCCCTTGCCATCGGTCCGGCCGGCGAAAACCGGGTTCTGTTTGCGAACATTGCCACCGGACACCGCTTTCTGGGACGCGGCGGCATGGGAGCGGTAATGGGATCAAAGAATATTAAAGCCGTCGTTGCCCGGGGCAACAGCTTTAAAATCGTTCCCAAGGATCCTGAAACATTCAGGCGCGTATCCCAAAAAGCCACCCGCTTTATCAACGCCAACTCCTTTACGGGTGATTCGTATCGCAAATACGGCACCAGCGCCAATGTCAACTACAGCAACAAGGGCGGAATCCTGCCCATCGACAATTTCAGGCGCGGGCGGAGCGATCTGGCCGGTGAGGTGACCGGGGAGCGCATGCGGCAAAAATACAACACCCGGCCCAGCACCTGCAAGCCCTGCACGATTCTGTGCGGCCACAAGGGGACCTATGCCGACGGCAGCGTCCATCAGATTCCGGAATATGAAACCGTCGGCCTAATGGGAACCAACCTGGGAATTTATGACACGGACCGCATTACGGAATGGAACGATATCTGCGGCCGGATGGGAATGGATACCATATCCGCCGGCGGGACCCTGGCCTATGTGATGGAGGCCGGCGAAAAAGGGCTGCTGCCGACGGAGCTGAAATTCGGATCGCCGGAAGGGATCGGGCCGATGCTGGAAGATATCGCCCATCGGCGGGGCCTGGGGAATGAGCTGGCCAACGGATCCCGCTGGTTGGCCCGGAAATACGGCGGCGAGGAATTTGCCATCCAGGTAAAGGGGCTGGAAATGGCGGCCTATGACCCGCGGGGGTCATGGGGCCAGGGTCTGGCCTATGCCGTGGCCAACCGGGGCGGCTGCCACCTGTCGGCCACCATTTTTCCGCTGGAGGTGGTTTTCGGTTTTCTGAATCCCTTCACCACCCGCGCCAAGGCCCGCTTTGTGATATTTTTTGAAAGCCTTTACGCTGCGGTCAATTCTTTGCACACCTGCCTGTTTACCGCATTCGCCTATGTGCTGGAGCCGCCCCTGGTAAAATTTACACCCAAACCGCTGCTGGGGTTTTTAATGCAGTATCTGCCCATTGTGGCGATCAAACTGATGGATTTCAGGATTTTCAGCAAACTGTATGCCGCTGTGACGGGTATCAGCCTGTCCCAATGGGAGCTGCTGAAAATCGGCGATCGAATTCATGTGCTGGAGCGGTGGATGAACACCCGGGAGGGGATCTCGCGCAAAGACGATACCCTGCCGCTGAGGTTTCTCAGGGAAGGCAGGGACTGCGACCCGGCCGGCCGAACGGTTCCCATCGAAAAAATGGTCAGCACCTATTACCGGCTCAGGGGGTACGATGACAACGGCATTCCCACGCCGGATAAATTAAAAAAGCTGGGAATTTCATCCCTCCCGTCCCGTTCGGGCCCAGAAGGCGACGCCGCGTCTAAAAGGCCGTCATTGCGGCGCAAGTGGATAAAAAATGGCATCGTCAAACTGGTTCTCTTTATCCTGGGCCGGGCACTGCAGTCGGCATCAAAACGTGACGATTCCATTAAAGCGGAAATCGCAAAATGGCCGGACGGCTTTTCAGCCATGTTCAAAGTGCTGCCGCGGGGACCGCAGATGTCGTTCATGAAAACAAAAGAAGGACATCTGGCGTACAAGGGAACAACCTTGAACGAAGATGCGGTGGATATGATTATTTTCTTTAAGAACCTGGAATGCGCTTTTCTGGTCTTTACCGCCCGGATGGGAACGGTCCAGGCGTTTGTGGAACATCGTATGAGCCTGAAGGGAGACATCGCCAAGGCCATGGCCCTGACGCGCTGTCTGAATATCGTACAGACGTATCTCTATCCGGCCCTGATCGCCAAAACGCTGATCAAGCGGGTTCCCAGAATCCCGCTAATGCAAAAACTGTGGTACCGATTTTTTATCTATGTGGTTGGGATACCGTTTGGAATTTAA